acaattctgaagCCTTAGAGGTCCCCATAAACACAGCGCCCtcgatcattcttaaatggaagaagtttggaaccaccaagactcttcctagagctggccgcccggccaaacagagcaatcgggggagaagggaggtgaccaagatcccaatggtcacgctgacagagctccataATTCCTCTGCGGAGATGgtataaccttccagaaggaaggttaccatctctgcagcactccaccaatcaggcctttatgatagaatggccagacggaagccactcctcagtaaaaggcacatgacagcccacttggtgtttgccaaaaggtacctaaaggactcagacaatGAAAAACttaattctctggtctgatgaaaccaaaatgaatgccaagcatcacgtctggaggaaacctggcaccatccctacggtgaagcatggtggtggcagcatcatgctgtggggatgttttcagcggcagggactgggagactagtcaggattgcgggaaagatgaacggagcaaagtacagagagatccttgatgaaaacctgctccagagcgctcaggaccttagactggagcGAAGGTACACCTTCaaaaacaggacaacgaccctaagcacacagccaagataacgcaggagtggcatttggacaagtctctgaatgtcattgagtggcccagtgTTAATAGAATTTATATGTTTAAATGAATGATTtgaatattccaccctgaaaccataattgtatgaaattgattaggatcataaaattattattaatgatgtgtgtagttttagtcagaattagggtaaaacaaaATAATTGTACAATATGTCTCTATAATatcttaaacacagactgtctgagcaaaatTCGGTGCCGACCTTGGCTAGGGGCCACAGAGATTTGGGAGAGGGCAGGGAGTACTTCTCACGGTCTCCATACTCTATGTCGGCTGGGTAGGGAgacagtatgtgcgtaggataccttctgtttgtgtgtgaaagTATGTGCGTAAGGAGCCAATATAAAATGAATGGTTTTGTACAACGAACTAGTGctctcgtgaataaacatttTGGCTATCATAGCTGGGCCTCAGTCTGTTTTATTCAACCAGTATCTTGCAAATCCTGGGTTGCAGACTGAGTAGTTTAATTGAATTGggttatgaacattgagaacataattctcgtaACACCCAGCCAGAGCcaagacttgaacccgatcgaacatctctggagagacctgaaaatagctgtgcattgacactacccatccaacctgacagagcttgagaggatctgcagagaagaatgggagaaactccccaaatacacgtgtgccaagcttgccgcgccaatacccaagaagacttgtggctgtagtcgctgccaaaatttgcttcaacaaagtactgaataaagagtctgaatacttatgtaaatgtgaggtttatgttgtttttttaaattatacatttgcaaacatttctaaaaacgtgttttcattatggggtattctgtacAGATTGCTGAGGGGCGGAaaacaatttaattcattttagaataacgtaacaaaaggtgggaaaagtcaaggggtctgaataaattcctaatgcactgtatataatacaTGATGGTTTAAATAGATCAGAATATCATTAAACAACATGTATTATTAGAACAAAGTAAGAAGTAAGTTTCAGTGGGTTAAAATGCAAGGATGCCTACCCACCTGTTCCCTTAAATATTCCATAAACATGAACACTATCTAAAGGGAGTATTCACAACAAGAAGACCACCAGCAGATCATTGGATTTCAAAGTCACAATATCAATATTTAGATTCATATTTTAATAGCATTTCCTTGGCTCATTAGTCAAATGCAatgaacacacaaaaaaacaaacacaaaataaACTCTCCTGACTAGATCTCTCCCTAAATTCATGATGTTTTCAAAATGACATTCGACCGAATCGGTCTTTGCTCAGACTATcatgtagagggagagatggagggaagagaggagcaggggagttGTGGTAGCCAGCCAGACAAACACAGTACTGAGAGGTTCAGGAGTAGCATTATGAACAGAGCCGAGAGGTACAGTAGCAGACGAACAGAGtgcacatcccaaatggcaccctattccttatacagatgtaggatcttacatttgagccagtttgctacagcaggaaaatcacCCTGCtgtaacaggaaatgtgaattatgtggcttataattcatggacatttttgtaggggttgatacattttttaaaagggaAAATCTTCAAATACACTACAGGTTTTACATGTCCTACATTGCAgaaaagttatcctgcaacagggtgatcaaattaagatcctacataagATTCtacaaaagttgtgcactatatagggaatagggtgcaatttggaatgcgaccctggtcaaaagtagtgcactatatagggaatagggtgctggttGGGatgcaagacagagagaggggataaGACACAAGTAAAGGGTACAGATGGGAAGTCTGTCTCCCTCTAGCAGGCAAGGTGACAACTAGCTCCTTGTAATACCCTGCCCGACCTGCTGTCCAGaaagcctctgtctctctgaggagAGCAAACACCTTGCTATTTCAAGCCCTCTCTCTGTCAAGTCAAGGACATAGCTTGTTTACTGTCTACACAGGTCATTAGAGTAGACAAGACAACATAGATTATCTTATTAAATGAGTGACCTTGTTTGTGTATATCTTCTTTCCACGTGTCTGGGTTGGTTGTCCCTCTAATGATGGTACTAAATGAGgagtgtatgagcgtgtctagaGACCTGTTAAGTCCAgaatacaggacattatgttcagaatacaggacattatgttcAGAATACAGGACATCATGCCCATACATGGatagtagccatttgattacatcACATCCAACTCAAACCCAACTCAGACAACTCTTTACCTTACCGGAAAGAACAGCAGTTTCCATGGAAACAGCTGAATGAGAGAGTCAAAGACttggagagggaaagggggaggagggggccgAGAGAGCTGACATACTGACCTATTGTTGTTTTAGCTAAACTCTTTGATTGCAGGAAGTAATGTGGCCTTAGATACAGGTGAGACGGGAGTAGAGTATGGGTAGGAGGGAGGTGTGTAATGGCACTGGTGTGTATTGTGTCGGGGAGAAAGGGGTATCATTACACAGCGAATAAGACAGAATGGGCCATTATGCTGTGGTGAGAAACAATGTGATTTAGGTTTGTGATGCTTAATGATTTAGACTAGCATCCAGTGATCAGTAATGCTTACTAGCCATTGGCATTATCAGTGTAGTTGATTGACAGGGGCCATTGCCCCCTGCTACTGATGTCAAAGGTTTATCTTTAGAAAGTCTCTGCTGTATGATGACAGGATTTAGTCCCTACACCACGGCAACGGTCGCCACTGCCTTAGCTCCGTCCAtttgtggtgtccttttattagaAAGGTCTGTCGGCTGTCACTCAACAACAGGCTGTGAAACACTGGTGACAGAAAGTCTGTTAGAGGAACTAGTCAagcttctatccctctctcaccttacctccgtctctccctttctccctctatccctctctcaccttacctcagtctctccctttctccctctctcatcttacctcagtctcttcctttctccctctctccctcacctcagtctcttcctttctcccactctccctcacctcagtctcttcctttctccctctctccctctcttcctttctccctctcctcagtctcttcctttctccctctcctcagtctcttcctttctccctctcctcagtctcttcctttctccctctcctcagtctcttcctttctccctctcctcagtctcttcctttctccctctcctcagtctcttcctttctccctctcctcagtctcttcctttctccctctcctcagtctcttcctttctccctctcctcagtctcttcctttctccctctcctcagtctcttcctttctccctctcctcagtctcttcctttctccctctcctcagtctcttcctttctccctctcctcagtctcttcctttctccctctcctcagtctcttcctttctccctctcctcagtctcttcctttctccctctcctcagtctcttcctttctccctctcctcagtctcttcctttctccctctcctcagtctcttcctttctccctctcctcagtctcttcctttctccctctcctcagtctcttcctttctccctctcctcagtctcttcctttctccctctcctcagtctcttcctttctccctctcctcagtctcttcctttctccctctctccccttaccccagtctcttcctttctccctctatccctccctggcCCTCTGTCTCTTGAGGAAACAAGTGTGTGAGGATATTGTGGGGATAGCAAGGAGCAAGCAAGTGTGCATCTTGAAAACAGCAGTGACAAGCAACATGGTTGTCACAGCAACAGAAATCCTCTCTCAGCAATCcagtgtagactgtgtgtgtgtgtccctcttcctctgtatACACTGTGCTGAGCTaatgggagaagggagagagacagtgtttgaggagatgggaaaaCATAAATAAAATGAGTGACCTATATTGTTGAATCGTGCTGCCAGACAGTTTAGCACATATGTTCCACAATCCCATCATTCCAAAAAGACTTGCCACTAAAACCCAGccacatcagtgtgtgtgtctacagtagtGCGtgtgctcatgtgtgtgtgttatcgttgTCATTATTTACGTTTCAATTAAAATGGAGGTGTACACAAGTGAATGAttgcttatggctctaatctgagaacAATCACATTGGTTTCCGCTAAAAGAGAGTTCAGTCAGTGCTCTGCTCAGCTCACATCGGTGAGTGAGTGATTATTTATCTCTGTGACAGGTGACTGAACACGGTGGGTCAAACACAGGAGAGATATTACACAGACCATTGTTAAAGGGTCTTTCATCTGAAAGTGCATAACAACAACCGTAGGTGAACAACTCACTAAGTGACAATGCAGAAAGGACTCTGTTTAGGAACTGCATCAGTGGAGGGAGAATTGTCTCAGTGTTGTTCACTGCTTGCATCTAGATCAAACAGTTGACTATCAGAAGGAGGTTTCCTGTCAGGATCAAGTTTATCAGGCAGTCATACACCAGCCGCGTAGGCACGGAGGAAGCCAGGCCCAACCAATCAGAttgagcaacaacaacaaaaatatttacTTGTCAGTGGTCCAAACGGGACATTATTTGTCATGCAAATAAGCTGTTGTGTTTTTGGTCCACCCAAATTTCAGCTGGCCCACCCACAGCACTGTCATACACTATTGATAGAGTGTCAATGCAGTATCATGGAGGCTGAGGAAAAGGACAGGGCAAAACAGTCCAGTTGGTGAAGATCAGAGGCCTCTGTGATATTTGTGCATTTCCACTGTAACGGAATTATGCTGAGACTCAGATATTTccatttaaaatgtatgccaaacaaaaaccattgatttcaaagttgaaCAAACTATACAACTCTTATGCAATATGACTATtttgaacaatttacacagtAAAAAATATTAATTCAATGGAAAAACtgtgcaaagtttggtaacataATTAATTGGTAACACAGCTTTATTCTGTTACTAAACATATCTGCACAGTTCATCCTGTAAATCAGTTTTTGAAAAATGATCAGGGAAATGTTTAAAAATAGTCCTTGTGAATAAAGTGATTTTTCTTATTCTTCCACACtacgaggttggaataatactgtgaaattgtgaaaattataataattacTCTTTTGTGTTTTGGTGGGTTGGCGTTGTGGCCtgcctccccactcagaccactcccagaaagtcctagcaaaattcttgcttgagaaatggcTATTTCCTAAGaagcatttttttgtatttttgaccattttaattgaaaacaatcagaGTAGGTtccttaattgttacccagaaatgatttgataatgAGATAAGAAGGGCTGTCTTGGACCAGTCTAATTCTGCTCCCATAGAATTGCCCATTTGTAATGATCAAACCCTTGGAGAAGTACAGTATATCCCAATGTCATAGGAGTGCTCTGTGACTTTGTGTCATTATTGTTTATTTTGCAGCAGAACTGTCTACGGTCTACCATGGTGGCAACACAAGTCTTTGTGTGTTAAAAtgctttgcagactgacagtacTGTTTCTAGTTTGACAAATCAATTGAGTTTGACAAATCAATTGAAGGCAACAAGATGTCTGACAAATGCTCCACTGAGATAAGAAATATCCAGAAAAAAAATACTACATACTATGATAGGAGTGTGACCATAACAGACTGGAGGGTTTGAAATTGATACAATTTAAGATTGTGTCTCCGTCTCAAAACGTGCTCTATCAGAGACATAGACAAGGAGCTCGGAATGGAGTTACTGGAAATCTTTAATACTGTTGGTCTAGAATAGACCAGTGTAAGGCATTGGTCTACTTAGCATGGCCTTCACTTTTCAATCCCCATGAATAAATATCCTGTGAAACTGAAACCTGAATACATTGACTATCTTTTCCGTCATTAAGCCTTCTTTAGCCACCCCCCAACCAGAGTGGACAGAAGAAAGCGGTTTTGAAAACAGGGCTAAAATCTGTACCCGAAGCAGGACCAGTGCCTTGCTCACAGAAAGCTTCTCAGTCACATAAACATGAATATCAGGGGTCGCCTAGCGATAAAAGGGAGGCAAACAATCTGGATGATGCCTAACTTTCTGTTTCCCTCCCGTGGGCTGCTGGTTTGGGCTTTGGTAATGAGGGCCTGGGGACCTGAGCCAGTGTCCTCAGTTTTCTGCAGCTCAGGCCCTGACAAGCCCAGTCAGTGAGACATATTGTGGTTTGAGGTAAGCGGATGATACTGCTgggccctccctcctcctctctaatcatAGGCCAATTGACTGAGCTAGATTTGGGAACATGGCTTATTAGCGTCATTTCTCACAACAAGGTATTGGAGACATCCTACCATACAAGAGGTCAGACACTCAATAAACCCTGACTTCGTGGCCTGCTGTACACACATACATGACCTGCACAGCCGCACACACTTCACAAATTAATGAATGAAGTTCCACGGATGGTAGggaagtttgctgatgacatctAGCCTAATGTCAATGCATCCCTCTGTAAACCCTGATAACTTCGATATATGCTGCCAGCCAGAGGTGGATGTGTTGACACTTACCACTGTGGGCGCTAAACCACCGGGGTGCAATGTGCAGGGGCAAGGTGTCTGCCAACGACCCTCGGGATCCCAGGTAGAGCATACCGTCCGTGTGATGCCCGCCGCCTGTTTCCTGGTAGCCGTTACCATGGCCAGCGTTAGTGCCAGACCCCCCTCCGGCCCTGTCCGAGTCAGTTCCTCTGGGGGTATAAAACCCAAAGGGCACCGCAGGACTATGTTCTATGCCCATCCCAGCCACTGAACTCACTGAGCGGCTGCGTAGCCCCATAGTGCCACTCGGTCGGTAGTGGCCAAAGTGAGCCGAGGGCGGCACTGCGCTGTCATCCGTCGAGACACCGGGAAAAGCACCCCGTGGCCGCCCTGCCGTACTTTGCTTGCCCCCCATCCAAAGCACCCGAGCAAAATGGGTGGGGGTTGTTGAAATGGGGGCTCCGCAGAGAGTCGAGCCGTCACTGGAATCGCCCCCGACACGCCTGTCTGCAGTGGACTTCTCGCCCTTTGCCAAAGACAAAACGGCACCTAAAAAAAAATCTGGGTTGTCAAGTCTGACTAACAGACGCAACAGCCCATTTCCCTGACCGCAGCATGAGCGACTGGGTGCTTTGATTCACACCAACCGAGAAAAACTAGAATCTATAGGATGATGTCAAACGAATGACAGAAAAACAAAACGATAAATATAAGCAACACGTTTTCCCTCACAGCTAATGACAGGTAGCCTGCCCCAAATCACAACAAGGTTGACAAACACAAAGCGCAACAAACGTATCCGACAGTAGCGCTTCTCCGCAATTGGCTACCACATTTACATGTATTATTTTGCCTTGACTGGCTCAGCTGATCATAGCAATGACAACTgttgctgtctgtctgccagtatgTCTTTCCAACGATGTGTGTCCGAGTCCACTTGTTCTCCGGTTCCCGGAGATTCGGGTCAATGTATGCCGCTCCCCTGCACTATCATATCCGCGCTCTCACTCTTGCCGCGGGCAGACAATGGCGTTCAGTGCGCATACTCGGATTATCAATGTAAAGACAGTGTGAAGAGGGAATACACAGTACTCTATATTCTTAATCACGATTAATTGATTAACAGATTGTCCTCGTTGTCTATCTCTTCTAGAAATCCAACGATGGCTCTTGTCTGGCTCGCCCCCGGCTGCCAAATCAGAATGCAGTGTGAGCAGAGGACGAGATATGACCTGATGTCATAACCAAGTTAACATGCAGATGGCACAGCATTCATATTTCTCACCATATACGGCATTGTTGAGATTATTGACTCATGAGTAATTATGGGATTAGGCCTACTAAATCTCATCCTGTTGATTAGTAGCCTTCATGTATTTCCCCCCAAATAGTCCTAATTGTTATTGGCATAAATTATTGCCTAACTGTTTATTAGCCTACTGTTAAATAAACTATAAATGAACAAACAATGAACACTATTCACCATTTATAAATCCAGTAAACAATTTGTAAGGTGCCAGAATGTAAAATAAACTACCACTGTGTGTTTCTCAAAAAGCAATCTGACTGAGAAAACGGTGTATCATTCCATGGTTTCGCAGTTGAAAGACAAAggatagcctataggcctacggAACAGTCAGAGGTATTTACTTTGCCTTCTTTTATTAATGTGGGCCACTGTGCCAGGAAACACACATcaaatgtgtgcatgtgtgttaacAATCTCTTTGATTTAGGCTACACGTGATACAGGTTGGCCTATGTGTCTGAATGTGTGGGTTTGAGTGACAGCACAGTCAGGGGCGACAGACACCTGTCACTCCCATTCACTCATGCAACTAGGCAGTCTAACTaacagtatatcagaatgtcatatcTCAGGTCAAAATAACCCAATTAGGCCATCCTTGTTGATGTGATCATTAAACAtagcctaccccccccccccccccccccccccccacacacacacacacacacacacacacaaacaccaaccTACAAGATAAATATTTTAACTGCTTCATACAAAGGCGACCTTGGGACCTCCACTGGCTAAATTAGTAATCGCAAGTTACTAATCACTCACCATCACTTAAACTTGCATTGTTGTTGCAAAGAAATACATGCCACCTCAGATAGACTGAACAGCATGGTTATCTTCAGAATGAATAACGTGTTTTCCGCGATACAGGTTAGAGTATTTTAGCCTATATGATCAGTGAAAAATATAGCTCGTCTGCTAATAATGCACGGAGAATTGAGTTGTTTAATTTTTTAAAGAACAAATAAAAATAAGCATTAAGCATATGTCTTTCATGTGCACGTCTTTCATGTACTCTTCTCATAAGAACCAGTAATTATAGGCTAAATGTTAAGAAAGCGCTCTGTTTTATCCGATTGTTTTTGACTGTCGAAAATCGATTGCTCTCGCCTGACTCAAAAGCGGACTGTTGCGCATGTCGGGTCATTTCGAAGTTTCGCGCCAAACCAGGGAAGCAAAGTGTAAACAGTCCCACACAGCAGAAGTTAGCTACCTCGCTAATAACTGGGCAGATATCTACTTTTGAACTACTGTGAGTTTTTAATGGAAACACATTCGTACCTTCCCGTGCCTCCCggggtggggatggaagagaatTTCTTATCTCTTGATGACATTTTGCTTTCTCACGAGAGGCTACCCAGTCGGACAGAATGCACATTTCCCCGACTGGGATTCCTGGAGAAATCGAGTGACTCGCGAGACATTCAAGAGGTCAGTCGAACATGTGAAACGAACCACATCCGATAATGTTACTGTGTAGCCATTAATCTAACCACCTGTGgctgttagctagttaactagttATTGTTTTAGTTATCCACTTGGTATTCCTGCTGGTCATTCAGTCACCTCGTTCACTAGCCCTAGATCATGACCCATTACATTACACAAGTCACTGGAGGAAAGCAAaattaaaaatatgtattttctagGCGTTTAAGTTAACTTCAATTTTGTTTCTGATTGAAAGCAAGAAAGGTATTTCATGTTTAAAATAGATATTTTACAGGATGTTGAAAAGGCGTCTTTTCCGGACGTTGACAATTTTTTTTCTTCCGGAAGTTGAAATAAGGTTTATTTTAGGTTGTGAAAGAAAGTTGAAAATTAGTCAATTATAGACCTTTGTTTGGGCCAAATAAGGCTCGTCCATACCggacaaaatctgaaccaaacagaCGTGCactggtgattttagcatgtaaatcttggtggggcaaaaaaaaaagaaagtgggagatgcatgccagcaaagccactacacaatacattaattgcactataacggtgcctACATAAAGCTGCAGTCCTAActtcttaccactgctacacctggctatcagcctAATTTACTACCTTTAAAACAAAAcagctgacttgcttaaacaaat
This DNA window, taken from Oncorhynchus kisutch isolate 150728-3 linkage group LG22, Okis_V2, whole genome shotgun sequence, encodes the following:
- the znrf1 gene encoding E3 ubiquitin-protein ligase znrf1 — its product is MGGKQSTAGRPRGAFPGVSTDDSAVPPSAHFGHYRPSGTMGLRSRSVSSVAGMGIEHSPAVPFGFYTPRGTDSDRAGGGSGTNAGHGNGYQETGGGHHTDGMLYLGSRGSLADTLPLHIAPRWFSAHSGFKCPVCSKSVASNEMEVHFIMCLSKPRLSYNDDVLARDAGECVICLEELQQGDTIARLPCLCIYHKSCIDSWFEINRSCPEHPSD